Within the Montipora foliosa isolate CH-2021 chromosome 11, ASM3666993v2, whole genome shotgun sequence genome, the region ACATCAAAGACAACGCGGGTTTActctgtttctaaaacaacaacaaataacacgatatctttcccttttttatCTCGTTGTTTGAATCATATACAggggaaaaacaaccataacctaaatacattttagccaagcaggcgcAGCGGAGAAAAATCGTCAAAATACTAAAGTTGCATAAACTTCGATTCCCGTgttcatacaaaagtaaattgtACCGCTTCGCCCGCTGTGCTTTACCgctgtcagagcagaagtaacaactcttttttaaaactataaccaagaaatgccaaactccacgttccaaatttaatgctattttttgagaaataatcaAAATTTGTGCGGCCACCGGCCGTCTCGTGCAAAGTCACGGATTACGTCATATGCGAAATCATGTGGAACGGCCTTTGCACCGATTGTTTCctacaaagaaaaaacattttctgacagGTTTCGTGTACTGTAACCACCAGCATATCAGAATCTTTAGCCGCCTTATCTGCTAAAAATATAATAAGCCAGAGTGCCCGGCCGGGCGACCGGGTAATTTATCTCACTCGCCCAaagccaaatgttagtcgcctcaggcgaccgggtgccgttagagcacagccttggaGTTAGTttattttagggtagtccatttcaGGACtcaaaattaacgaaaaaatccagtcgtaTTTTGCGAtaatatacgaaaatttagtcacaatttcgcaaattttagttgcaaaatcgccgcgctgcattgtgttgttagcggtttagcaaaaaaatacaagcccgcaatacttgagtgtaaagaaaccactgaaaatggcgaaaacgtgctgtgcacgtaacatcgcagctaaattactctacaattacgctatcttcagagaaaattcacagcgagaaaataattttcatttatttattcattttagcaaaagtagcagcaaagtggcaactgctaacccttttgtttcgaaagagcgaaggtgacaacaagtcgcaaatttgcgacttctccagatattttagtcgcaaagggaaaaacttagtcacaaatgtgactgctgtattggttgcaattttgAGCCTtgcatttgggtagtccatcaGGATAGTGCATGGACTGAGGGTCAGTGCTTTCAACTCGCCCTCACACAGTGTCCCATCAACTCTCTTtttcaagtaaagataaacagctgaATTTCTTCTTACCTAAAAATAATGtgtttagagcagttttcaaatgagtgtcgtaaaaccaaaaccaatgtaattactttggccaatcaaaaaggacggagacaatccagtaaaccaatcaaaactcgaagcaatCACACATAGCGTACACAAAGCGCGGCAAAATGTGAAtatgcgagccacgattggttttggtttcacttctgattggttgaaaaagtggcgtgagaactttaaaccaatcaatgagtgaagtaatgcaaaaccaaagtaattctctaattactttcgacactcgattgaaaactgctctaatgcttttttttcttgagtAACACAAGCTTTGATACCAGTGAACTgtgtgttggatatcaaaattcaAGATACATATAATTTACTGTTGGATTCCTGTTGGATGTCAATAttgggaggcagtgtggcccagtggttaggacgcttgccttgagatctggagatcccgggttcaagacccgctctgactactcattgaatttgatcctggtagtccctggttcaacttcccagctgcacttgtaaatagccaattggTTTGCCCCCGGCCACTCGGGATTCTTGACAGTTGTTGTTGTAGAatattctgttctgtcgtgattgtgtttcattggccttaAAAAGCCCCTATCGGGAGTAGGCAATTAActatgtatgtatttatgtacaaggttgctgcctaagaaaattttaaaggggccctcagagctaaacgctgagaacttaggagcccaacatacagtacatgtatgaagtgaaaggtgttgctgtgaaaaattaaggcgcccacagctattctttgggagccccaggctaccgggcttttgttaggcaacagccttgatgTATGTATGTGCATCTAATGATGTGTACTTCAGGGTAAGCATAGAAAATCATGCACTCCAAATGAACAAAGGGCAACTGGCCTCTCCTTACCTCCCTCTTTTTTTTGTCTCCTTCAACCTCtttgctttgtttcttttgttcttcttttacTTCCTTCTTGGCAaaagtcttttttcttttgtacagCGCCTTCTTACTGTACATGGCCGACCTGCTGTACCTCCCAATGCCAGGAATCAGATCCTTGTTGCGTGGTGTGTGTGCCTTCCCCATCTAAGAGAGCACAGTCATGTATAATGATAGATTCAATTTTTAGTTCGACAAAACCCACAGCTTCTTCACAACCATTAATACACATTGTTTACTTAAACATGCCTCAAACCGCTTCATCACTTTTACACCTAAAGCGATCCcaactgatgagtaaaattagCCTGggattagacagagtaaaatgtcaCTCTCATAGTTAAGTGTCGCTCTCAGGTAGGAAAGAGTTAAGTTGAAATTAAAATggtttaaacttgattcaaatTCACAAGGCTTAATCTTGATCTTAGGCGATACTCCAGATCACATCAGCAATATAAAGCTCTGTGGCATTCCACCTCAACTCAAttgacctaatcggctaacccaatgttgtacccaattcaaatcacGAATCGGTTACAACATTGAGTAATCcgatttggaccatgagttctGTAGCAAAGTGAATCCACCTTAACTTGTCACAAAAGGTAAACACTGATTACCCTTTCTAATCCTCTAAACTGAAATATTAAAGAAACTTAAATTTGAGAACGAATCGTTCAATTTTTTAGCAAGAGAGGGGCAGCCataaaatttcttttgaatGGTCTATTATCCAATATGACTCGTTCTAAGATCCAATTGCAACGCCGAGCCAAATGAGCCACTGCAGTACCTCTACCAGTCTtgaaagtggccctgtattctgtaattgCTCCGGATTTACTGTTACATGACCTTAACCAGAAAAACACTGTTTGGGTGTCTGTACACATTATTATCTCTTTACAATATTACTATTTTTACAGATCACCGGTTTATACCAGCAAATCTTTTGATTTTAATGTTCGGTCTTTTCAGTCTAAataaagatattattattattattattattaaatttggGGTATTCCAGAAATTGCCTTTTAGAAAACATTCAGTCATTACTACGGAGAGTTCAACTTCTTGCTAATAATTCGAAACGGGATATAGCTCACTAAAGTAACTTTTCCACACCGGTCGTAAACCATGAACAGAACTCAAATTGACCGTCTGATGGAACAAGAGAGATAAAACAAGAAATAATTCTTTATTAGAGAAATGACAACCGTACGAAGAAAGAAAGATTGTTGAGCAAGGAATTCTATGAAAGTAAGCCCATGAGATCCTAACACATGCTGGATGGAAGTCGATTTAAAGCAGCTGTTTCCCTTCGTTCTCTTACCTTTGCAAGGGACACAGTGGAAGAGGCAAGTAACATCCGGGAGATCCAAATTGAATATCTAGAGTCCGCATTTCGAAAACCTTCCCTTCAGCGGCTTTGTCTATTCCTCGATACGTTGTGTATGGTTGGCATCAACCTAATATTGGGCAAGCTTTGCGCGAAGGAAAagtttcaaaatggcttttgGAACCCGACTTTTGGGAATTTTTCGTTCGCTAAACACTCATAAAACTGGAGCCATTTTGGCGATAGGCATGGGTACCGCTTTTGGATTTTCATTTGCAATGGCGCGCGAAAGACCGCAATCTTTGAACGTCTCCAAATTTATGGCTGAACCTTTAACAGAACTAGACAAGTTGGAGAATAGCATGGGTGACATGAAGAGCCGCGTAGAGATCATGATTTTGGGTGTGCAAGGGGATATTTGCAGGAAGTTAGCTGCAATCGAAGGTCGAGGGTTTCGCGTGGATCGCTGGATGAGAAAGGAAGGGGGCGGTGGTATCAGCTGTGTTATGCAAGATGGTAAGCTAAgctattggggggggggggggggggcgtttTTTGTCACCTGCACCCCCCTGCCCCTTCAAGGGCGAGAATTGTTTCTTTGAGATAAGGGTATAGATTTGTGCtcttaaggggggggggggggggggatacaatagtggctgggtattctagaatctttCCAAAGGCTATTGCTTGTGTGACTTTCTATTGCTATTCCCCTGCAAATTGGACTAGAATTGTTCCAGGCTGGAGAAACAAGGCTCTCAGTAGCTTGTATGCTATTGAAACACTACACATATTTGATGTATGACCACCTCCAATATtgtcattttttgtttgttataaCACAGGAAAAGTATTTGAAAAAGCGGGCGTTAATGTTTCTGTGGTTTATGGCAAGTTACCTCAACAAGCCATGCAACAGATGAGGAACAGAGGCACCGATCTCAAAGGAGACAAATTCACTTTTTTTGCTGCTGGAATCAGCTCAGTTATTCATCCACGGAATCCATTCGTTCCAACCTTACACTTCAACTATCGTTACTTTGAAGTCCAAGAAGAAAGTGGAAGGAAGCACAGCTGGTTTGGTGGAGGAACTGACCTGACACCGTATTATCTTGATGAAGAGGTTTGTtaagtttttagttttttggtTAACTGGTTCCTTGAATAGAAACATCTAGGTTTTTGTATAGGTATATATCAAACTCTTCAAGTAATTTAGTGGGGTGTATCACAAGTGTGTACACTTGGCAGTTTGACAAAGTTTTCCATGATGTGCAAATTTATGACAGAGATGCGCTGTTTGGCTAAAACAAAGGCAACCTCACAAGGAAAAGAGGTCATAACTGACAATCATGTTTTACAATAGCATCTCATAAGACAATATTTGGAAGTGAACTGAGGAAATGTCAGAAAATAGACTTTACATCacactttttcatttttggtgtttttttcaaaatgcaaaTTGTAATGTTGTCACAGAGGAATGTTTATTTTATCTTGGAGTAATGATATTTAAATGTGGCACCAGTAATGTGCATCAGATAACGCACAAAGTAACTTCCATTAAGATGTTGCCATGGCGACACTCTCATTTCCAGTCCCTCTCTGCAATGAACCAAATGTCTCAGATTTTGAACAGATAAGTACAGGCAGATGGTCAGACTTGAAACGCATGTTCTGCCCAAAGTGCTTTACATCTCTGTAAAAGTTTAGCGAGAGTGAACATGTCTTATTACGACAATAACCAATGAAATCAATCCTGCGTTAAATTGACCCAGCAGCCCAaatggttgccatggcaacagcacAGAGGGTATCACTTTGTGTCTTCCGTGACATATATAACTGCTGCCAAATTTGAACAACGTCCGTCCAATATTTTCGAAGCTATTGccaattttgtgatttattactGCACAGTCATTTGTACAGGTTGTGtttaacaaaaacttgaatatttcTGGAACTAGAGAagattattccaaaatagaaaacaccattcttcatcattttgaaaagtctttaaagtaaacaaaagatattttttagttcataggcactttaatttaatttatttttttttaatacaggATGTTAAGCATTTTCACAGAACTCTTAAAGGGTTTTGTGATCAACATGATCCATCATACTATCCCAAGTTCAAGAAATGGTGTGATGAGTATTTTGTTGTGAAACACAGAGGTGAGTAGTGCGATAAATTTGTTCAATGATATAGTGAAGGTAGGGGgaactttaacccattgactcctgagggttcccattgacgaataaaattgcctggcgttagacagagtaaaatactaagtttggccggtttaggggtgaaagggttaaaatggGTTAAACGGGACATTAATGTTGCAGTTCCTGCTGGTATTTAAATTTAAGACAcactacaataacaaaaagcaaaagacAATGTTGGTGTAAAAGGGGGGAACGCCGCTCCACGATCGGCGTGACAGATGACTTCCGTCGCGTGACTAAAAGCCTGAACTTATCTCCCTGACGGTAGACAGTAGACGGTAAAAATAGCTCAAGCCTCCTTATCTCCCCATCACTACGAGCCGACTCTGCTGGCATGTGCTGGATCGTGTAACAACCGCGAGTCTTCTCTGTTTAAATGCCGTTTAATAACATAAGCTATCACTTTGCCGACTACATCTCACAACGTGGCTCTACAAAAGACGATACTTATGCACATGTGCGAAACTGAACTATACTGGAATTGTCGGAATGCTGGACTGGATATTACATTTCTCCCTTTTTCCAGAGACGGTCTTTTCCTTAAATAAAACGCAACTAGACAACAATGTCCCAAAATGTCCAATGTTCTACGCTTAAACAGAAAATGTTCAGGGCATATAAATGTCTATGTCCAGTGAGCATAAGCTTAGTACAGTCTAGGTAACAGAGTCTTTCAGATAGTCTGGTCGCCTCCGATCACGCCTTGGTCTGGCTACAGCTGCTGAGGACTCAGTTGGTTTGTTCTGTTCCGTTTTGTCACTGCAGGTCACTGCTGCTGGTTTCGACCATTTCCTCTGTGCTGGAGATAACCTCCTCTTGGACTGACTGAGGGTTGGCATTCAGCAGGATTTTCTCTCTCCAATCCTCTGTGGTCGGTTCTCCTTCCCGGTCGTCCCACTCTTCACTGGCATTGTCTTGGACCAAAGCGTTGGCAATCTTGAACTGGTTTGCGTCCCGATACACTTCCCGTCCATCTGTGATTCGACGTGCGGCAATGCTTGATCCGTCGGTTCGGATTACGGTGTAGAAAGCTGGTTCATATGCTGTGGACCATTTGTTCCTCTTCTTTTGCTTCAACAATATATGATCTCCTACAATAAAGTTGTGTGCCTTAGTGTTCCTGTTCTCAGCATTCTGTTTGAGCTTCTCTTTGTATCTCTCATCCCTCTCATTGATGGCTGTGTCACGAGCATTCTCGCTGCTCTCCCTCGTTTCATGGTCTAATTTGGTTCTCACTTGTCTGTTCATGAGGGCTTCATAGGGTGCTATTCCGGTGGCAGGGTGTGGTGTTGAGCGGTAGCCTGTCAGCATTTCTTGAATAGCTATGCTGCTATTCCCGCCTTTAAGGTGGGTGATCTGCTCTGTCTTATTAAGCAGTTTCATGAAGCTTTCCGCTTCGCCATTAGCACGTGCATGTTCTGGGGTGACTCGATGATGGTGGAATCCCTCTGTTTTAGCGAATTCTGCAAACTCTCTGGAATTAAACGGTGGTCCGTTGTCACTTTCCAGCTGTCTTGGGGTGCCATGAGTGGCAAACATTGTTTTGAGCTTTTCCTTGGTTGGTTGAAAAGCTGTTGAGTGGGTCTTCGCGACTTCAGGATATCTTGTTCTCTTGTCTATGGCTACTAGATTATAATGGCCATCAGGGTATGGTCCACTGAAGTCTACAGCTATGACATCCCACGGTTTCTTGGGTATGTCTGTGACTTTGATGGGTTCCTGCCTGTGCTGCTTTGTGGTAACCTGGCATTCGTAACACTGTCCAATGATCTGTTCGATCATGGTGTTCATGGTTGGACACCAATACTTTCCTCTTatcatttgctttgttttggtcatTCCCAGATGTCCGAGGTGGTGTGCAGCCTTAATGACTTGTCTCTGCAGGCTTCTGGGGATGATGATCTGATTCATACGAAAGAGTAGGCCATCCACTGTATACAATTCATTCTGCACACTGTAGAATGGTGCAATGTCTGGGTCCTTTTTGTAACGTTCCCAGTCCCCCGTCAGTATCCTGGCGGACAGTTTCTGAAGTTG harbors:
- the LOC137975428 gene encoding oxygen-dependent coproporphyrinogen-III oxidase-like, with amino-acid sequence MAFGTRLLGIFRSLNTHKTGAILAIGMGTAFGFSFAMARERPQSLNVSKFMAEPLTELDKLENSMGDMKSRVEIMILGVQGDICRKLAAIEGRGFRVDRWMRKEGGGGISCVMQDGKVFEKAGVNVSVVYGKLPQQAMQQMRNRGTDLKGDKFTFFAAGISSVIHPRNPFVPTLHFNYRYFEVQEESGRKHSWFGGGTDLTPYYLDEEDVKHFHRTLKGFCDQHDPSYYPKFKKWCDEYFVVKHRGECRGVGGIFFDDLDKPSQEAAFQFIEAGANAVLPGYIPIVEKHKNDPYTGAERQWQLLRRGRYVEFNLVYDRGTKFGLYTPEARIESILMSLPLEARWEYMHAPEKGSKEEELLQVLRNPRNWVD